Proteins from a genomic interval of Zingiber officinale cultivar Zhangliang chromosome 1B, Zo_v1.1, whole genome shotgun sequence:
- the LOC122055541 gene encoding cyclin-dependent kinase F-4-like gives MERYKLIKEVGDGTFGSVWRALNKLTGEVVAIKKMKRKYYSWEECMNLREVKSLRRMNHPNIVKLKEVIRENDILYFVFEYMEFNLYQIMKDRGKGFSEAEIRNWCFQIFQALSYMHQRGYFHRDLKPENLLVTKDIIKIADFGLAREICSCPPYTEYVSTRWYRAPEVLLQSSSYNAAVDMWAMGAIMAELFTLRPLFPGASEVDEIYKICSVIGSPNENSWVEGLQLADVMKYQFPLCSGVHLATLIPSASEDAVNLISGLCSWDPCRRPKPAEALQHPFFQSCFHVRQPPYSREGRLSYTPPVGVKGAMELHSSRRNSAGSLSVTRSVNNLMQTKADSPLRAGVQRKLEMDKQELEKSERCLKNNLKQSRYRPPARIVHAYSGRSNRKEADARDKTTCAETTDKLAQMSVSSGTQQKTTKLPPPPPPMKAGRWHGRTDYLVRSHEIPSGRSYSRKVMG, from the exons ATGGAAAG GTACAAGCTCATTAAGGAAGTTGGGGATGGAACTTTTGGAAGTGTTTGGCGTGCACTTAATAAGCTGACTGGAGAAGTT GTTGCAATTAAGAAAATGAAGAGGAAGTACTACTCATGGGAGGAGTGTATGAATCTTCGAGAAGTTAAA TCTTTACGGCGCATGAACCATCCAAATATTGTCAAGCTGAAGGAGGTTATAAGAGAAAATGATATTTTATACTTTGTGTTTGAATACATG GAATTCAACCTTTATCAGATTATGAAAGACAGAGGCAAGGGTTTCTCAGAGGCAGAAATTCGTAATTGGTGTTTTCAGATATTTCAAGCTCTTTCTTACATGCATCAGCGTGGCTATTTTCACCGGGATCTTAAGCCAg AAAACTTATTGGTCACAAAGGACATCATAAAGATAGCAGATTTTGGTCTTGCTCGGGAAATTTGTTCATGCCCACCATACACTGAATATGTTTCTACTCGCTG GTACCGAGCACCTGAAGTTTTGTTGCAGTCATCTAGTTATAATGCTGCAGTTG ATATGTGGGCAATGGGTGCTATCATGGCTGAACTATTTACTCTAAGGCCACTTTTTCCTGGTGCAAG tgaAGTAGATGAGATTTACAAGATCTGCAGTGTGATTGGTAGTCCAAATGAGAATTCTTGGGTTGAAGGGTTGCAACTAGCAGATGTGATGAAATATCAGTTCCCTCTg TGTTCTGGTGTCCATCTAGCGACACTAATTCCATCAGCCAGTGAAGATGCAGTCAACCTAATTTCA GGACTTTGTTCATGGGATCCCTGCCGAAGACCAAAACCTGCAGAGGCTCTTCAGCATCCTTTCTTTCAA TCTTGCTTTCATGTTCGTCAACCTCCTTATTCAAGGGAGGGAAGATTATCATACACACCTCCTG TTGGCGTTAAAGGAGCCATGGAGCTGCATAGTAGTAGAAGAAATTCAGCTGGATCTCTTTCTGTTACAAGATCAGTGAATAATCTTATGCAAACAAAGGCGGATTCTCCTCTGAGAGCTG GTGTGCAAAGGAAACTGGAGATGGATAAACAG GAGCTTGAGAAAAGTGAAAGATGTCTGAAGAACAACCTGAAGCAATCTCGCTACAGACCACCTGCAAGAATCGTTCATG CATACTCGGGGCGAAGCAATCGCAAGGAGGCAGATGCACGAGACAAGACAACATGTGCTGAAACAACTGACAAATTGGCGCAGATGTCGGTGAGCTCAGGCACACAGCAGAAGACCACAAAActtccaccaccaccacctccgATGAAAGCCGGTCGCTGGCATGGCCGAACGGATTATCTTGTTCGATCACACGAGATTCCTTCTGGCCGAAGTTATTCCAGAAAAGTTATGGGTTGA